In Paralichthys olivaceus isolate ysfri-2021 chromosome 1, ASM2471397v2, whole genome shotgun sequence, the following are encoded in one genomic region:
- the copb1 gene encoding coatomer subunit beta, with the protein MTAAENVCYTLINVPSDSEPPSEVSLKADLEKGEIKAKTEALKKVIIMILNGEKLPGLLMTIIRFVLPLQDHTIKKLLLVFWEIVPKTTPDGKLLQEMILVCDAYRKDLQHPNEFIRGSTLRFLCKLKESELLEPLMPAIRACLEHRHSYVRRNAVLAIYTIYRNFEHLIPDAPELIHDFLVNEKDASCKRNAFMMLIHADQDRALDYLSTCIDQVHTFGDILQLVIVELIYKVCHANPSERARFIRCIYNLLQSSSPAVKYEAAGTLVTLSSAPTAVKAAAQCYIDLIIKESDNNVKLIVLDRLIELKEHPTHERVLQDLVMDILRVLSTPDLEVRKKTLQLALDLVSSRNVEELVIVLKKEVIKTNNVTEHEDTDKYRQLLVRTLHSCSVRFPDMAANVIPVLMEFLSDTNEAAAADVLEFVREAIQRFDNLRPLIIEKMLEVFHAIKTVKIYRGALWILGEYCSTKEDIQSVMTEIRRSLGEIPIVENEIKRETGEMKTEDEVSAAPAQKLVTEMGTYVTQSALSSSRPSKKEEDRPPLRGFLMDGDFYVAASLATTLTKVALRYVAIVQDKKRQNSFVAEAMLIMVTVLHLGKSSLPKKPITDDDVDRISLCLKVLSECSPLMNDIFNKECRKSLSHMLTVRLEEEKLSQKKESEKRNVTVQADDPISFMQLTAKNEMTSKEDQFQLSLLAAMGNTQRKEAADPLASKLNKVTQLTGFSDPVYAEAYVHVNQYDIVLDVLVVNQTSDTLQNCTLELATLGDLKLVEKPSPLTLAPHDFANIKANVKVASTENGIIFGNIVYDVSGAASDRNCVVLSDIHIDIMDYIQPASCTDAEFRQMWAEFEWENKVTVNTNITDLNEYLQHILRSTNMKCLTPEKALSGFCGFMAANLYARSIFGEDALANVSIEKPIHLGPEAPVNGHIRIRAKSQGMALSLGDKINLSQKKTNV; encoded by the exons ATGACAGCTGCAGAGAACGTTTGTTACACTCTGATCAATGTCCCATCCGACTCAGAGCCGCCTTCGGAGGTCAGCCTCAAAGCTGATCTAG AAAAGGGGGAAATCAAGGCAAAGACTGAAGCCCTGAAGAAGGTCATCATCATGATCTTGAATGGTGAGAAGTTGCCAGGGCTTCTGATGACCATCATCCGCTTCGTGCTGCCACTTCAGGACCACACCAtaaagaagctgctgctggttttctgGGAGATTGTCCCCAAAACAACTCCAGACGGCAAGCTGCTTCAGGAGATGATCCTGGTCTGTGACGCCTACAGAAAG GACTTGCAGCATCCCAATGAGTTTATTCGCGGCTCCACTCTGCGTTTCCTTTGCAAGCTGAAGGAGTCTGAACTGCTTGAGCCTCTCATGCCAGCGATCCGGGCCTGTCTGGAGCACCGTCACAGCTATGTGCGCCGCAATGCTGTCCTGGCCATTTACACCATTTACAG gAATTTTGAACATCTCATCCCTGATGCACCAGAGCTGATCCATGATTTTCTTGTTAATGAGAAAGACGCCAGCTGTAAGAGAAACGCTTTCATGATGCTTATTCATGCAGATCAG GACAGAGCTCTGGATTACCTCAGCACATGTATTGACCAAGTGCACACTTTTGGTGACATTCTCCAGCTGGTCATTGTGGAGCTGATTTACAAA GTTTGCCATGCCAACCCCTCTGAGCGGGCCCGGTTCATCCGCTGCATCTACAACCTGTTACAGTCCTCCAGTCCGGCTGTGAAGTATGAGGCTGCTGGCACTCTTGTAACACTCTCCAGTGCTCCCACAGCCGTTAAG GCTGCTGCCCAGTGCTACATTGATTTGATTATCAAGGAGAGCGACAACAATGTGAAGCTGATTGTTCTCGACCGCTTGATTGAACTGAAGGAGCATCCCACTCACGAGCGTGTACTCCAG GATCTTGTGATGGACATCCTGCGTGTTCTCAGCACTCCTGACCTGGAAGTCAGAAAGAAGACCTTGCAGCTGGCACTGGACCTTGTTTCTTCCCGCAATGTAGaagag TTGGTGATTGTTTTGAAGAAAGAAGTGATCAAGACGAACAACGTGACGGAACATGAAGACACTGATAAGTACAGGCAGCTATTGGTGCGCACTCTTCACTCTTGCAGTGTGCGTTTCCCTGATATGGCGGCCAATGTCATACCTGTG CTGATGGAATTTTTAAGTGACACCAAtgaggcagctgctgctgatgtccTGGAGTTTGTACGAGAGGCAATTCAAAGATTTGACAACTTGAGACCCCTCATCATTGAGAAGATGCTGGAAGTCTTTCATGCAATCAAAACTGTCAA gATCTACAGGGGAGCGCTGTGGATCTTGGGAGAATACTGCAGCACGAAGGAAGACATCCAGAGTGTGATGACAGAAATACGCAGGTCCTTGGGAGAG ATCCCAATTGTAGAGAatgagataaagagagagacggGAGAGATGAAAACAGAGGATGAAGTGAGTGCAGCTCCAGCCCAGAAGCTGGTGACAGAGATGGGCACCTATGTGACACAGAGtgccctcagctcctccaggccTTCGAAGAAAGAGGAAGATAG ACCTCCACTCAGAGGCTTCCTGATGGATGGAGACTTCTATGTGGCAGCATCCCTGGCCACCACACTAACCAAAGTGGCCTTGCGCTATGTTGCTATTGTCCAggacaaaaagagacaaaat TCATTTGTTGCGGAGGCCATGCTGATCATGGTCACTGTGCTGCACCTTGGAAAGTCTTCTCTGCCCAAGAAGCCAATTACTGACGATGATGTGGACCGCATCTCGCTGTGCCTGAAGGTCCTTTCAGAGTGCTCACCACTTATGAATGACATTTTCAACAAGGAATGCCGCAAATCCCTGTCACACATGCTGACTGTCAGACTGGAGGAAGAGAAGCTGTCACAGAAG AAGGAGTCTGAGAAACGTAATGTCACAGTGCAGGCAGACGACCCCATCTCCTTCATGCAGCTCACTGCCAAAAACGAGATGACTTCGAAAGAGGACCAGTTCCAACTGAGTCTGCTGGCTGCCATGGGCAACACTCAGAGGAAGGAGGCGGCTGATCCCCTGGCTTCAAAACTTAACAAG GTGACTCAGCTGACAGGCTTCTCAGATCCAGTGTATGCTGAAGCCTATGTGCATGTAAACCAGTATGACATTGTGTTGGACGTGCTGGTGGTCAACCAAACCAGTGACACTCTCCAGAATTGCACCCTTGAGTTGGCGACTTTAG GGGATCTCAAGTTGGTTGAGAAACCCTCACCACTAACTCTGGCTCCCCATGATTTTGCGAACATCAAGGCCAATGTGAAAGTGGCTTCTACTGAGAACGGCATTATATTTGGCAACATTG TCTATGATGTGTCGGGAGCTGCTAGCGACAGGAACTGCGTTGTCCTCAGTGACATCCACATTGACATCATGGACTACATCCAGCCAGCCTCCTGCACTGATGCAGAGTTCAGACAGATGTGGGCAGAGTTTGAATGGGAAAACAAG GTGACAGTGAACACCAATATCACTGATCTGAACGAATACCTTCAGCATATCCTCAGATCCACCAACATGAAGTGTCTGACTCCTGAGAAG GCGCTGTCTGGCTTCTGTGGCTTCATGGCTGCCAACCTTTATGCTCGTTCTATCTTTGGAGAAGATGCGCTGGCTAATGTCAGCATCGAGAAGCCAATCCACCTGGGGCCTGAGGCACCTGTCAACGGACACATACGCATTAGAGCCAAAAGCCAG GGGATGGCCTTGAGCCTCGGAGACAAGATCAACCTCTcccaaaaaaagacaaacgtCTGA